The Pseudoalteromonas nigrifaciens genome segment TACCCGGCTGGTATATTTGCTCAAACACTTGCGATACAGCACTAGCCATTACGCAGGTGTCGTTAGTGGGGCTGGCAAATGTATACATATACGACTTTTTATAAAAAACGTTTTCGTGAGACGAGCTCGCCGCAAAAATATAAAGTTGTTTGGTAAGCGATTTTTGCTTTCTTAATTTACTAGCAACCACAGTAACGTGATTAATTAACGCGGTTTTAAGTGCCGTTGGCTCGTATATACGCTCACCAAAGCTTCGGGTCGAAAATATCTCGCGCTTATCTTGGCGTACGTCGTCCCAATTTAAGCAAGGTATGCCATTAAGCTCATTTACAGTGCGCTCTACCACCACACTAAATGCACGGCGCATACTGTTAGGGTTTTGCTGCGCTAATTGCCATGCAGTGTGTATGTTCATTACTTTTAATTTTTTGGCTAAACGCTTACCAATACCCCATATATCTTGGCAACTCATTCTTTGTAAAATAGCTTTACGGCTTGCTTCGCAGTTAATAACAGCAACGCCATTAAATCCGGATAATTTTTTAGCGGCATGGTTTGCCGCTTTTGCTAAAGTAGCCGTAGAGCCAAAGCCAACACCAACGGGGAGCTTAGTTTCGCGCCATACGGTGCGCCTAATAGTGTGCCCGTATGCAAACCAGTCATTAATAATAGGGGGGTAACCGTTAAAGTGTAAAAATGATTCGTCGATACTGTATACGTGTTGCACGTCGCAAAAGCGGCCAATAACGTTCATCATTTTGTCGCTTAAATCTGCATATAATTCATAATTACTAGAGCGAATTACTACGTTATTTTGCGCAAGTAACTGCTTAACTTTAAAGTAAGGCGCAAATTTAGGAATGTTTAAACGCCGAGCAATGGGGCACACCGCGCATATGCAACCGTCGTTATTGGTAAGCACTACCACAGGTTTTGAGCGAATAGCCGGGTCGAATACTTTTTCGGCACTGGCATAAAAAGCCACTGCGTCTACTAGGGCATACATAGCTGTAACTCAGGGCTTTGGCGATGCAGACGAATTGAGCGTGTAACTACGCCCTCAAGCTGAAACTCATCGCAGGATGTTAGTTGTACTGGTTTATACAAAGGTGATGCTGAGAGCAGCCGGGCATTGGTTTTATCAAGTAGCTTACACACAAATAAGCCATTTAAATTAGCAACTATAACGTCGCCATTTTTAGCCTGTTCTGCGCGGTCTACTATTAGCAAGTCGCCTTCAAAAATACCCACATCTTGCATTGAACTGCCAGAGGCAACGCCAATAAAAGTGGCGTCGGGGTGCTTTATTAATAGCTCATCAAGCGATACACCAAGCTCGCTATATGGCGCAGCAGGCGATTCAAACCCGCACACACCCGCTTCTATATAAATGGGAATAACAAACATAAAGATCAACCAAAACGCATATGCTGTACAAGTATACAGTATATGCGTTTTGTTTTACTTTTGCCAAGTAATGAATGAAAGATCACTGCATGTTTTTGATCATTGTTTGTGCGGTATTTAAGAAGTCGTTGATTTGCGTCGAGTTTAAATTTTTACACATTTGCTCGTTAACCTGGCGCTCGGCACTTAGTAATTTGTTAAAAAGCGCAGTGCCAGAGGCAGTAAAAGAAACAATAAAACAGCGTTTATCGTGCTCACTGGCACATTTGTTGATTAAATTTAACGCTAAAAGTTCTTTAATTAAACGGGCAATTTGTGCTTTGTCGCGTTGAGTTTGGGTCACAATATCGTTAGCAGTACACTGCGGCGTTGCTGCAATAATATGCAAGCAACGCACATGCATAGCGTTTAAACCAAGGTCGTTTGCATTAATCGCATCACGCGTTGTTACGCGGTAGCTTTGCATTAGCATAAAGAGTGTATTAGGCAGAGATGATTTCATAGTAGTTACCAAGTAGTTGACAATGTCAATTAAATTGCTATAGTTGATTTTATCAACCAATGGGGCGTTGTGCAAATGTTGCTGCATGCAATTTAAACTTTTTGTAAAACGAGGTAATACATGAGTAGACAAATACGCAAAGCACAGGTGCTAAGTACGAAGCAAATTACACCGCACTTACAACGCATTGTGGTGGGCTCTGATGAATTTAAAGATCTTACGCCAAGTTACATAGGCCACTATGTAAAAGTGTTACTGCCCCATAATGGTGAACTCGATTTAAACATAAAAACGGCGCTTATGCGCTCCTATACAATTAACCATGTTAATGAGCAAACGGGGGCGCTCACGCTCGACTTTGTAATTAATATGCACCAAGGTCCTGCTACAAATTGGGCGCAAACAGCAAAAGTGGGAGACAGCTTAGCCATAGCTGGCCCGGGCCCTAAAAAGCTCGATAATTTTAGCCATTCGCACTACGTACTCCTTGGCGACTTAACCTCAGTTAATGCAGTGAAAGGTTATGCTCAGCAGTTACCGCATAGCGCGAAAATTGATATGTTTATTCATGCTCCTAGCAAGCAAGACATTATTAGTTTAGATACGCCGCGCACTGTAAATTGGCTAGTTACCAATAGCCCAGATGAAAGCATGCTAACGGCATTAAACAATTTAAAAGTAGGCGCACAACCTCCAATTGTTTTTATGGCGCTAGAGGCAGGCTTAGTGCGCAAAGTAAAAACTAAACTTAATGAGCTATACGCCATACCACGTGCGCATATTGTGGCATCGGGTTATTGGAAAAAAGGGTTAAATTCAGAGAGCTATAAACAGCAACGCCAACAAGCGGCACAACCCGCTTAAATATGTTCAGGTTATTTAGTGTTTAGCATTTTTTGTATCTTGAATTACAGGTAACGCACACCCATCTCTAGTTTTTATGCTTGTGGTTATAGCACACCATAAGCATGCCATTTATAGGAGCTGCTATTTTGTTATATAATATTCCTTTTTCGTTATTAGAGCTTGCCCCGATGCCCAAAGGGGCAACGGTATCCGAAACGCTACATAAAAGTACTAAATACGCTCAAAGAGCCGACGAGCTAGGT includes the following:
- a CDS encoding MarR family winged helix-turn-helix transcriptional regulator is translated as MKSSLPNTLFMLMQSYRVTTRDAINANDLGLNAMHVRCLHIIAATPQCTANDIVTQTQRDKAQIARLIKELLALNLINKCASEHDKRCFIVSFTASGTALFNKLLSAERQVNEQMCKNLNSTQINDFLNTAQTMIKNMQ
- a CDS encoding siderophore-interacting protein, with amino-acid sequence MSRQIRKAQVLSTKQITPHLQRIVVGSDEFKDLTPSYIGHYVKVLLPHNGELDLNIKTALMRSYTINHVNEQTGALTLDFVINMHQGPATNWAQTAKVGDSLAIAGPGPKKLDNFSHSHYVLLGDLTSVNAVKGYAQQLPHSAKIDMFIHAPSKQDIISLDTPRTVNWLVTNSPDESMLTALNNLKVGAQPPIVFMALEAGLVRKVKTKLNELYAIPRAHIVASGYWKKGLNSESYKQQRQQAAQPA
- a CDS encoding Y-family DNA polymerase, translated to MYALVDAVAFYASAEKVFDPAIRSKPVVVLTNNDGCICAVCPIARRLNIPKFAPYFKVKQLLAQNNVVIRSSNYELYADLSDKMMNVIGRFCDVQHVYSIDESFLHFNGYPPIINDWFAYGHTIRRTVWRETKLPVGVGFGSTATLAKAANHAAKKLSGFNGVAVINCEASRKAILQRMSCQDIWGIGKRLAKKLKVMNIHTAWQLAQQNPNSMRRAFSVVVERTVNELNGIPCLNWDDVRQDKREIFSTRSFGERIYEPTALKTALINHVTVVASKLRKQKSLTKQLYIFAASSSHENVFYKKSYMYTFASPTNDTCVMASAVSQVFEQIYQPGIRYYKCGVGALELIAQQFQQDDLFNKRTDNPPLMNCLDAINKRYGKGMLSLASSKLNEGWHMNRNFLSPQYTTRWRDIPKIYCE
- the umuD gene encoding translesion error-prone DNA polymerase V autoproteolytic subunit; its protein translation is MFVIPIYIEAGVCGFESPAAPYSELGVSLDELLIKHPDATFIGVASGSSMQDVGIFEGDLLIVDRAEQAKNGDVIVANLNGLFVCKLLDKTNARLLSASPLYKPVQLTSCDEFQLEGVVTRSIRLHRQSPELQLCMP